The window AGTCTGGGACATATCAAACTAACTAAGGCTCTAGGGGCTCTCATAGATGCATATCTTGAGCAGCATGGTTTAGAGTGGGCTTGCTTTAGTAGCCCTGGCGTAGCCTATCCTCGACCAGGACAACCTGATGGCGTGAGAGATCCTGACTTGGTCATAGCAGCCAATACTCAATGGGAAGCGTTAGCACAGCAAACTAAAGCATTATTTCTGGTCAAAAATCCGCCGTTGTTAGTGGTTGAAATTGTCAGCCCCGGCACAGTCAAGACCGATACCCATGACAAACGGGCGGACTATGCCGATGCTCAGGTGCCTGAATATTGGGTCGTCAACCCAGTCGACAGCTATGTTTCAGTCTGGGTACTAGATGGGCGGATGTATACTCTCAAGGGTGAATTTCGGGCTGCCCAACGCGTCGAGTCAAACCTCCTGAAGCAGTGGGAGATGTCGGCTGGAAAAATGTTGGGAGAGCGGGATCATTAAAGACTGACAGACGACAACATAACTGCCCATCACAAACGCATCAAACGTCGAGCCCACCATAACGTTGGATACATGAGTGGGTGCGATCGCGACAAGACATCTACAAAATACCCCCAACCATTGTGGTCAGGGGATTGCAGGTATCGTCTTGGTTGTGGGAAAGCAAGAGAACAGAAAGAGTTCGGAAAGGGTTAAGACAACGCGTTAGCGCTCCATTGGCAGATAAGCTTGCCGTCTTTACCCACCATCCAATTAGCAATAAGTCGGGGTTGTTTCGGGGAGGGCACGCCTACTCCACCGCTTTCACTCACCGTTTCTAGAACGAGGGGATAAGGGCGGTGAGGAGAAAAAGTATTGACTCGCATTTGGGACTCCAATCGATATGGGGGCAAGGCACAGGTGTTTGTGCGCTTGGCTAGAGCATAGGCATCAATCGAGAAGAGGTCGGATAGGAATCGAAAATTTCTGGAGAAAAGTTAATGGCCTGAATCGATAGCCTGATTCGAGAAAAGCGGGTACCTGCTATCCCATACAGCTTTTTTTAGCTGAGTGAGGTACATCCTGGTCGCAATAGGCTCTAGGGTCTAGGATTTGGGGTCTAAGGCAAGTACTTCATCAGAGTGAGAAATGCTGTAAACATCCCTCAGTTTGTGGATTCAGGGGACAAAGTTAGCTACAACGAATGTCATTTTTCCATATCCCGACATTTTCTCGATTGATTTCTAGAGTGCGGCGTAGACCTGATACCCCCTATCGCAACACTGGAGATCATCACTATGGCACGCCATCGTCACCACCTTCCCCAGATGGGTAATGACCTCTTCCTCACTGACGGCGGTCTGGAAACGACCCTAATCTTTCAAGAAGGGCTAAATTTGCCAGAGTTTGCCGCTTTTGACCTACTTAAAAATGCCTTTGGCTACGAGGCACTGCATAAATACTTTCGAACCTATGCTGAACTCGCGAAAGCCTATAAAACTGGCTGCATTCTGGAGAGTGCTACCTGGCGAGCGAGCCCTGACTGGGGTATT is drawn from Leptolyngbya sp. SIO1E4 and contains these coding sequences:
- a CDS encoding Uma2 family endonuclease, yielding MAQTLTDQKKITFEQYLLLPYDGRRTEFVDGEIIEMTEPSLGHIKLTKALGALIDAYLEQHGLEWACFSSPGVAYPRPGQPDGVRDPDLVIAANTQWEALAQQTKALFLVKNPPLLVVEIVSPGTVKTDTHDKRADYADAQVPEYWVVNPVDSYVSVWVLDGRMYTLKGEFRAAQRVESNLLKQWEMSAGKMLGERDH